TGCTGGTCACGCATGACGCCCGGCTGGCGAGCGCCGCCGACCGCGTGATCAGCTTCTTCGACGGCCGCATAGCCGACGACGTGCCGCTGGACGCCGCGCCCGCGTCCCGCAAGGCGGGGATCTCGGGTGTGCTGGAGCTGAGGGACTGATGGCGGCGGGTCCGCTGGGCATGGGATCCGGCGTGCGGGGCAGTCTGCGCTGGGCGCAGTCCGATCTGCGGACACATCGGGGCGAGGCGCTGTTCCTCGTGCTGGCCACCGCCGGGATCGTCGCCTCGCTGCTGCTGGCCACCGTCCTGTTCGGGTACGCCACCAACCCCTGGCAGCGGATCTTCACCCAGGCCCGCGGCGCGCACGTGTGGATCCACACCGTGCCGTCCGCCGACCCCCGTGGGCTGGCCCGGCTGGACGGCGTCGCCTCGGTGGCCGGCCCCTACCGCACCGAGTCCGCCACCGTCGCCGTACGCGGCACCCGCGCCTCCGTGGAGCTGCGCGGCACCCCTCGTCTGCCCTCCGTCGACCGGCCGCTGCTCACCGCCGGGCACTGGCTGGACGCGGCCGAACCGGACGGCGTGGTGCTGGAGAGCAGCCTGGCCCGGGCTCTGCTGGCCGAGCCCGGGGACACGCTCACGCTGCCCGGTACCGCCCGCGCGCTGACCGTCGAGGGCATCGCGGACAGTGCCGAGCCTCACTACAGCCCGGGCGAGCAGCCGGGGCTGGTGTGGGCTCTGCCCTCCGCGGTGCGTGCTCCCGGCGGTCAGGTGATCGGGCTGCGGCTGGACGACCCGGCCGACACCGACTACGCGGTGCAGCGTGCCGTCACGGTGCTGGGCTCGGGCGCGGTCGGCGAGGTCTCCACCTGGCAGCAGGCGCGCTCCGCGGCTCAGGGCGACAACCGGCTGCTGGGCCAGGTCCTCGGCCTGTTCGGTCTGGGCGCGCTGATCGCGGCAGGGTTCGCGGTGCACGGGGCGATCGCCACCCGTATCCGGGGGCATCTGCGGGACCTCTCGGTGCTGAAGGCGATCGGTTTCACACCGGGCCAGGTCGTCCGGATCTTTCTGCTCCAGCATCTGGCGTATGCGCTGCTCGGCTCGGTGGCCGCCGCGGCGCTCACCGAGGCCCTGGGCAGCCGGATCCCCGGTCGGCTCGGCGACGCCGTGGGCGTGTGGCAGGGGCTGCCGGGGCACACCGTGGCGCTGTTGGCGGTGCCCTTGGGCGCGGTGCTGTTCATCGGCCTGACCACGGGTCTCGCGGCGTGGCGGGCCGGGCGGGTGCCGCCGGTTCCGGTGCCGCGTCCGGCCGCATCCGCCGGCGGCCGGCTGACCGGGCCGGCCAGGCGGGCGCTCGGACTGCGGCTGCCGGCTCCACTGGTCCTCGGTGTCCACAAGGCGTGCGCGGGACGCGGCCGGTCGCTGGCCACCGTGGCCCGGCTGACGCTACCGCTGCTGCTGATCGTGGTGGCGCTCAGCGCCTGGACCACGAT
The genomic region above belongs to Streptomyces sp. CG1 and contains:
- a CDS encoding FtsX-like permease family protein, producing the protein MRGSLRWAQSDLRTHRGEALFLVLATAGIVASLLLATVLFGYATNPWQRIFTQARGAHVWIHTVPSADPRGLARLDGVASVAGPYRTESATVAVRGTRASVELRGTPRLPSVDRPLLTAGHWLDAAEPDGVVLESSLARALLAEPGDTLTLPGTARALTVEGIADSAEPHYSPGEQPGLVWALPSAVRAPGGQVIGLRLDDPADTDYAVQRAVTVLGSGAVGEVSTWQQARSAAQGDNRLLGQVLGLFGLGALIAAGFAVHGAIATRIRGHLRDLSVLKAIGFTPGQVVRIFLLQHLAYALLGSVAAAALTEALGSRIPGRLGDAVGVWQGLPGHTVALLAVPLGAVLFIGLTTGLAAWRAGRVPPVPVPRPAASAGGRLTGPARRALGLRLPAPLVLGVHKACAGRGRSLATVARLTLPLLLIVVALSAWTTIDRFHRHPERMGLPTALTVRSDGALDASAVQALLTGEHRVTDAYPGVEVAALVPGQTGTIALRGVGTRAEPYPYALAEGRAAHEPDEAVAGQGLLDLLHARVGDWVRMTVGDRPQILHIVGRSIEPQNAGRVVTTSLDTLRANDPQLTSVFYELRLRPGADPRQVAGALTLAGRGHLDVHAVTNPADGLSPLRAVVAGLIAVLALIGLVELLTAIGGSVREGERDVLALKAIGMSPRQITAITVTATSCTALTAALAATALGLPLARRLIDAQGGSSGIGAGIAQSPSPILLLSVGLAAVLGAALLSALPAGRAARKRLADTLSAVA